One Roseomonas gilardii subsp. gilardii genomic region harbors:
- a CDS encoding A/G-specific adenine glycosylase yields the protein MHPPAPDILDWYDRHRRSLPWRGERDPYRIWLSEVMLQQTTVAAVGPRYARFLARFPDVEALAAAPWEAVAAEWAGLGYYARARNLHAAAQAVAARGGFPETESGLRALPGIGAYTSAAVAAIAFGRPTVPVDGNVERVVARLFDIRDPLPAARPRLAQLARAFMEQPAARARPGDFAQALFDLGATICTPRRPACALCPWRGHCAAQAAGVQDNLPVKAPKPVRGLRHGMHFLLRDGSGRLLLRHRPPQGLLGGMPEIPGTPWREGAAWSEAEALAHAPLPAEWRLLPGVARHGFTHLELEMRLLTALLPDGAAVPEGFFWLGEAEARGALPTAMGRLLALAIPDGMTPMAQVAAPAGTGLLAGEAPAMAPRATPARGRPRGAPGSGPPKRRTKP from the coding sequence ATGCATCCCCCTGCCCCCGACATCCTCGACTGGTACGATCGCCACCGGCGCAGCCTGCCCTGGCGTGGCGAGCGCGATCCATACCGCATCTGGCTCTCGGAGGTGATGCTGCAGCAGACCACCGTGGCCGCGGTCGGCCCGCGCTACGCCCGTTTCCTCGCCCGCTTCCCCGATGTCGAGGCCCTGGCGGCGGCGCCCTGGGAGGCCGTGGCGGCGGAATGGGCCGGGCTCGGCTACTATGCCCGGGCGCGCAACCTGCATGCCGCCGCCCAGGCCGTGGCGGCGCGCGGCGGCTTTCCGGAAACCGAATCCGGCCTGCGGGCCCTGCCCGGCATCGGCGCCTATACCTCGGCCGCCGTCGCCGCCATCGCCTTCGGCCGCCCCACCGTGCCGGTGGACGGCAATGTGGAGCGGGTGGTGGCCCGGCTCTTTGACATCCGTGATCCGCTGCCGGCCGCGCGGCCCCGCCTCGCCCAACTGGCCCGCGCCTTCATGGAACAGCCCGCGGCCCGGGCCCGGCCGGGGGATTTCGCCCAGGCGCTGTTCGACCTCGGCGCCACGATCTGCACCCCGCGCCGCCCGGCCTGCGCCCTGTGTCCCTGGCGCGGCCACTGCGCCGCCCAGGCCGCCGGGGTGCAGGACAACCTGCCGGTCAAGGCGCCGAAACCAGTGCGGGGGCTGCGCCACGGCATGCATTTCCTGCTGCGCGACGGCAGTGGCCGGCTGCTGCTGCGGCATCGCCCGCCGCAGGGGCTGCTGGGCGGCATGCCCGAGATCCCCGGCACGCCCTGGCGCGAGGGCGCGGCCTGGAGCGAGGCGGAGGCCCTGGCCCATGCGCCGCTCCCCGCCGAATGGCGCCTGCTGCCCGGCGTGGCCCGGCACGGCTTCACTCATCTGGAGCTGGAGATGCGGCTGCTGACCGCCCTCCTGCCGGACGGCGCGGCGGTCCCGGAGGGCTTCTTCTGGCTCGGCGAGGCCGAGGCGAGGGGTGCCCTGCCCACCGCCATGGGCCGGCTGCTGGCCCTGGCCATCCCGGATGGGATGACCCCCATGGCACAGGTCGCGGCACCGGCCGGCACCGGCCTGCTTGCGGGCGAGGCCCCGGCCATGGCACCCAGGGCCACCCCGGCCCGGGGGCGCCCACGCGGCGCCCCCGGTTCCGGGCCTCCGAAACGCCGGACGAAACCATGA
- a CDS encoding DsbA family protein → MTISRRGMLAATALGAPALLALRPAQAQTSAQTPTQTPAAPAPAAPDPRMAERGAGKPDAPVTVLEYFSLTCPHCARFHNEVWPKVKSGLVEPGKARMVWRDFPLDQLALAAACAARALPVDRYEGFVSALFANQDRWAFARGIDNLGEVAKIAALAGMSRADFDAAVNDRNLQRAIMEMRQQGENEFNVNSTPTFVFNGKSVPGEIPFERFAELVKQATPG, encoded by the coding sequence ATGACGATTTCCCGACGCGGCATGCTCGCGGCCACCGCCCTCGGCGCCCCGGCCCTGCTGGCGCTCCGCCCGGCCCAGGCCCAGACATCAGCCCAGACACCGACCCAGACTCCCGCCGCCCCGGCCCCGGCTGCACCGGACCCCCGCATGGCCGAGCGCGGTGCGGGCAAGCCCGATGCCCCGGTGACGGTACTGGAGTACTTCTCCCTCACCTGCCCGCATTGCGCCCGCTTCCACAACGAGGTCTGGCCGAAGGTGAAGTCCGGCCTGGTGGAGCCCGGCAAGGCCCGCATGGTGTGGCGCGACTTCCCTCTGGACCAGCTCGCCCTGGCGGCGGCCTGCGCCGCCCGCGCCCTGCCGGTGGACCGCTACGAGGGCTTCGTCAGCGCCCTCTTCGCCAACCAGGACCGCTGGGCCTTCGCGCGCGGCATCGACAATCTGGGCGAGGTGGCGAAGATCGCCGCGCTGGCCGGCATGTCGCGCGCCGATTTCGACGCCGCCGTGAACGACCGGAACCTGCAGCGCGCCATCATGGAGATGCGGCAGCAGGGCGAGAACGAGTTCAACGTCAACAGCACGCCGACCTTCGTCTTCAACGGCAAGTCCGTGCCGGGCGAGATCCCCTTCGAGCGCTTCGCCGAACTGGTGAAGCAGGCCACGCCCGGCTGA
- a CDS encoding DUF721 domain-containing protein has protein sequence MPQRGAGPAARPFAPRRPEAGLRPLGIVLPPITRPVFRRRSPAGASLISDWAAIVGPQLAAVTQPLRLTRGTLTIACSGPMAMELQHLGPQLMARINTSLGSIAVEALRFVQQAPAGRAARPAAPRDPATLPGDLAERLAGVQDPDLRAALERMAQGVYRKR, from the coding sequence GTGCCCCAGCGGGGTGCCGGGCCGGCGGCCCGCCCCTTCGCGCCGCGCCGGCCGGAGGCCGGGCTGCGCCCCCTGGGAATCGTCCTGCCGCCCATCACCCGCCCGGTCTTCCGCCGCCGCAGCCCCGCCGGGGCCAGCCTGATCTCGGACTGGGCGGCCATCGTCGGCCCGCAGCTCGCCGCCGTGACGCAGCCGCTGCGCCTCACGCGCGGCACGCTGACCATCGCCTGTTCCGGCCCCATGGCCATGGAGCTGCAGCATCTCGGCCCGCAGCTCATGGCCCGCATCAATACCAGCCTGGGCAGCATCGCCGTGGAGGCGCTGCGCTTCGTGCAGCAGGCCCCGGCGGGCCGGGCGGCCCGCCCCGCCGCCCCGCGCGACCCTGCCACCCTGCCGGGGGATCTGGCCGAGCGCCTGGCCGGGGTGCAGGATCCGGATCTCCGGGCGGCGCTGGAAAGAATGGCCCAGGGCGTTTATCGGAAGCGCTGA
- a CDS encoding biotin transporter BioY — protein MNALLTQARSRGGLLSFARFLGLALIGSGILAASAQVTVPMWPVPATLQSLAVLLLGALGGSRLGAASVALYLAEGAMGLPVFAGGATGLTAFAGPTAGYLLGFLPAAWIAGQASGSWLRGALVLTVAHLALFVPGVAWLAGFAGWEKALMAGFVLFIPGTLVKTGLAFAALRLARR, from the coding sequence ATGAACGCTCTTCTGACTCAGGCCCGGTCGCGCGGCGGCCTTCTCTCCTTCGCCCGCTTCCTGGGCCTTGCCCTGATCGGCTCGGGCATCCTGGCCGCCTCGGCGCAGGTCACCGTGCCGATGTGGCCGGTGCCGGCGACGCTGCAATCCCTCGCGGTGCTGCTGCTCGGCGCCCTCGGCGGCTCCCGCCTCGGCGCCGCCAGCGTCGCGCTCTACCTGGCCGAGGGCGCGATGGGCCTGCCGGTCTTCGCCGGCGGCGCCACCGGCCTCACCGCCTTCGCCGGGCCGACCGCCGGCTACCTGCTGGGCTTCCTGCCCGCCGCCTGGATCGCCGGGCAGGCCTCCGGCTCCTGGCTGCGCGGCGCCCTGGTGCTGACCGTGGCGCATCTCGCGCTCTTCGTGCCGGGCGTCGCCTGGCTGGCCGGTTTCGCCGGCTGGGAGAAGGCGCTGATGGCCGGCTTCGTGCTGTTCATCCCCGGCACGCTGGTGAAGACCGGCCTCGCCTTCGCGGCGCTGCGCCTCGCCCGCCGCTGA
- a CDS encoding acyl carrier protein yields the protein MAETVEAGLAARFETVLRQAFPGFRGAFHEGLTAADVPGWDSVAHVNLLMDLEDAFGIEIPPEAAAQVPDVGGLMALVRERLPG from the coding sequence ATGGCGGAAACCGTGGAGGCCGGGTTGGCCGCGCGTTTCGAGACGGTGCTGCGTCAGGCCTTCCCGGGCTTCCGCGGCGCCTTCCACGAGGGGCTGACCGCCGCCGACGTGCCCGGCTGGGATTCGGTCGCGCATGTGAATCTGCTGATGGACCTGGAGGACGCCTTCGGCATCGAGATCCCGCCCGAGGCGGCGGCGCAGGTCCCGGATGTGGGCGGGCTGATGGCACTGGTGCGGGAGCGCCTGCCGGGCTGA
- a CDS encoding site-specific DNA-methyltransferase, which yields MGTGLDLPLDQVMVGDCLDMLRQLPPASVHAIFADPPYNLQLKGDLVRPEGGLVDGVDDAWDRFDGFPAYDSFTRAWLTECRRVLRKDGTIWVIGAYHNVFRLGTALQDLGYWILNDVVWRKSNPMPNFRGRRFTNAHETLIWASRGPESRYKFNYAAMKALNDDVQMRSDWLIPLCTGNERLRDEKGKKLHPTQKPEALLHRVILSCTAPGEVVLDPFMGSGTTAAVARRLGRRFIGIERDEAYAEAARARIEAVEPLPESLALSLPARREQPRIPFGTLVERGLVPPGSRLVDRHRRWRAEVGADGTLRCGKSLGSIHKVGAEVQEAPTCNGWLFWHVERRDGSLRLLDEFRAELAGQV from the coding sequence GTGGGCACCGGGCTGGACCTTCCGCTCGACCAGGTCATGGTCGGCGACTGCCTCGACATGCTGCGTCAACTGCCGCCGGCCTCGGTGCATGCGATCTTCGCGGACCCTCCGTACAACCTGCAGCTCAAGGGCGATCTCGTGCGCCCCGAGGGCGGGCTGGTGGATGGGGTGGACGACGCCTGGGACCGGTTCGACGGCTTCCCGGCCTATGACTCCTTCACCCGCGCCTGGCTGACCGAATGCCGCCGCGTGCTGCGCAAGGACGGCACGATCTGGGTGATCGGCGCCTATCACAACGTCTTCCGCCTCGGCACGGCCTTGCAGGATCTCGGCTACTGGATCCTGAACGACGTGGTGTGGCGCAAGTCGAACCCGATGCCGAACTTCCGCGGCCGCCGCTTCACCAATGCGCATGAGACGCTGATCTGGGCCTCGCGCGGGCCGGAAAGCCGCTACAAGTTCAACTACGCCGCCATGAAGGCGCTGAACGACGACGTGCAGATGCGCTCGGACTGGCTGATCCCGCTCTGCACGGGCAATGAGCGCCTGCGCGACGAGAAGGGCAAGAAACTGCACCCGACGCAGAAGCCGGAGGCGCTGCTGCACCGGGTGATCCTGAGCTGCACCGCGCCGGGCGAGGTGGTGCTCGATCCCTTCATGGGCAGTGGCACCACGGCGGCGGTGGCGCGGCGCCTCGGCCGCCGCTTCATCGGCATCGAGCGCGACGAAGCCTATGCCGAGGCGGCGCGGGCGCGCATCGAGGCGGTGGAGCCGCTGCCGGAAAGCCTGGCGCTGAGCTTGCCGGCCCGGCGCGAGCAGCCGCGCATCCCCTTCGGCACGCTGGTGGAGCGTGGCCTCGTGCCGCCGGGCTCGCGCCTCGTGGACCGTCACCGCCGCTGGCGGGCCGAGGTCGGGGCGGATGGCACGCTCCGCTGCGGCAAGTCGCTGGGCTCCATCCACAAGGTCGGTGCCGAGGTGCAGGAGGCGCCGACCTGCAACGGCTGGCTCTTCTGGCATGTGGAGCGCCGCGATGGCTCGCTGCGCCTGCTGGACGAGTTCCGCGCCGAACTCGCCGGGCAGGTCTGA
- a CDS encoding AMP-binding protein → MLLHRASGTEALSAAELGRRIAARMVALRRAGLRPGQVVLIFSDTRADLFASFFAAQFLGAVPSVMPPPTAKQDTAHWREAHRALVARIRPGLVCGLGEAIGALGETGVPALDFGALSALDDPTARRPVPEPVAGDLALLQHSSGTTGLKKGVMLGYDALVRQADAYGAALDLQPGDKVVSWLPLYHDMGLIACTVLPFVAAMPVLALDPLEWLADPLSVLRLAEAERATLLWLPNFAFDHLAGAARRLRGAALDLSGLRAVINCSEVCRAASMDRFLDAFAAHGLAPEALHTCYALAENVFAVTQSLLRPPREHGVSHPAGPARLLLDRAALDAGHVVPVLPGMPDAVELVSSGRPIEGCMLRFLPAGDPGGDLGEILLRSDCLFDGYLGEPALSGERFVDGWLRTRDLGFLHDGELYVLGRLDDVLIYRGRNLVAPDLEAALAAVPAIKPGRAVVFSIPDERVGSDQIVVLYEAAEGEPEDGAAIQATERAVRALLAERFAVNPVHVGRLPPGTLRKTTSGKISRALNRAAFLQAGGQAAP, encoded by the coding sequence CTGCTGCTCCACCGAGCTTCCGGGACGGAGGCCCTGAGCGCCGCCGAGCTGGGCCGGCGCATCGCCGCGCGGATGGTGGCGCTGCGCCGCGCCGGGCTGCGGCCGGGGCAGGTGGTGCTGATCTTCTCCGACACGCGTGCCGACCTGTTCGCCAGCTTCTTCGCGGCGCAGTTCCTGGGCGCCGTGCCTTCGGTGATGCCGCCGCCCACCGCGAAGCAGGACACCGCCCATTGGCGCGAGGCGCATCGCGCGCTGGTGGCGCGCATCCGGCCGGGGCTGGTCTGCGGCCTCGGCGAGGCGATCGGGGCGCTGGGCGAGACCGGCGTGCCGGCGCTGGATTTCGGCGCGCTCTCGGCGCTGGATGATCCCACGGCGCGGCGGCCCGTGCCGGAGCCGGTGGCGGGCGACCTGGCGCTGCTGCAGCATTCCTCCGGCACGACCGGGCTCAAGAAGGGCGTGATGCTCGGCTATGACGCGCTGGTGCGGCAGGCCGATGCCTATGGCGCGGCGCTGGATCTGCAGCCGGGCGACAAGGTGGTGAGCTGGCTGCCGCTCTATCACGACATGGGGCTGATCGCCTGCACCGTGCTGCCCTTCGTCGCGGCCATGCCGGTGCTGGCGCTCGATCCCTTGGAATGGCTGGCCGACCCGCTTTCGGTCCTGCGCCTCGCGGAGGCGGAACGCGCCACGCTGCTCTGGCTGCCGAACTTCGCCTTCGACCATCTGGCAGGCGCGGCGCGGCGGCTGCGCGGCGCGGCGCTGGACCTGTCGGGCCTGCGCGCGGTGATCAACTGCTCGGAGGTCTGCCGCGCGGCCTCGATGGACCGGTTCCTCGATGCCTTCGCCGCGCATGGCCTGGCGCCGGAGGCGCTGCACACCTGCTACGCCCTGGCCGAGAACGTCTTCGCCGTGACGCAGAGCCTGCTGCGCCCGCCACGGGAGCATGGGGTGTCCCACCCCGCCGGCCCGGCGCGCCTGCTGCTGGACCGCGCGGCGCTCGATGCGGGGCATGTCGTGCCCGTCCTGCCCGGCATGCCGGACGCGGTGGAACTGGTGTCCAGCGGCAGGCCGATCGAGGGCTGCATGCTGCGCTTCCTCCCGGCCGGGGATCCCGGCGGCGATCTGGGTGAGATCCTGCTCCGCTCCGATTGCCTCTTCGACGGCTATCTCGGCGAGCCGGCGCTGAGCGGGGAGCGCTTCGTCGATGGCTGGCTGCGCACGCGCGACCTCGGCTTCCTCCATGACGGAGAGCTCTATGTGCTGGGGCGGCTGGACGATGTGCTGATCTATCGCGGCCGCAACCTGGTGGCGCCGGACCTGGAGGCGGCGCTGGCCGCCGTGCCGGCCATCAAGCCGGGCCGCGCGGTGGTCTTCTCCATTCCCGACGAGCGCGTCGGCAGCGACCAGATCGTGGTGCTCTACGAGGCGGCGGAAGGCGAGCCGGAGGACGGGGCCGCGATCCAGGCCACCGAACGCGCGGTGCGTGCCCTGCTGGCCGAACGCTTCGCCGTCAATCCGGTGCATGTCGGCCGCCTGCCTCCCGGCACCCTGCGCAAGACCACCAGCGGCAAGATCAGCCGCGCTCTCAACCGTGCGGCCTTCCTGCAGGCCGGCGGACAGGCGGCGCCATGA
- a CDS encoding WcbI family polysaccharide biosynthesis putative acetyltransferase, whose product MSEARARLVIGANCQGQEMAEVLGRIPSLAERFDVIHVGYHTLDRAEAGWDSYPDFRDAPALLWEQVFDNAFVEERAALRGRMPEGTPVLRFPPQNITALWPFEALDPRKGGPEDGAYPEGERYRLGDRIAMMLSVDGEAIALPDDALFDLYLERCATELPRLDRRLGFDLARAEARDKDSDIALAPFVAGRFREERLFHDYMHIAAPLLREILRQMLEASAGLLEIDAAQAQAEIQGLTESYRGQHFAQIPVNPLVARHFGLRWHDPAERVLVNASALSFRDYIVDYIRWRPYFT is encoded by the coding sequence ATGAGCGAGGCCCGCGCGCGCCTGGTGATCGGGGCGAACTGCCAGGGGCAGGAGATGGCGGAGGTGCTGGGGCGCATCCCCAGCCTCGCCGAACGCTTCGACGTGATCCATGTCGGCTACCACACGCTCGACCGGGCGGAGGCGGGATGGGACAGCTATCCCGATTTCCGCGACGCTCCGGCGCTGCTGTGGGAGCAGGTCTTCGACAACGCCTTCGTCGAGGAGCGCGCCGCGCTGCGCGGGCGCATGCCGGAGGGCACGCCGGTGCTGCGCTTCCCGCCGCAGAACATCACCGCGCTCTGGCCCTTCGAGGCGCTGGACCCGCGCAAGGGCGGGCCGGAGGATGGGGCCTATCCGGAAGGCGAGCGCTACCGCCTGGGCGACCGCATCGCCATGATGCTGTCCGTGGACGGCGAGGCGATCGCGCTGCCGGACGATGCGCTCTTCGACCTGTATCTGGAGCGTTGCGCCACGGAGCTGCCGCGCCTCGACCGCCGCCTCGGCTTCGACCTGGCGCGCGCGGAGGCGCGGGACAAGGACAGCGACATCGCCCTGGCGCCCTTCGTCGCCGGACGCTTCCGCGAGGAGCGCCTGTTCCACGACTACATGCACATCGCCGCCCCTTTGCTGCGGGAGATCCTGCGGCAGATGCTGGAAGCCTCGGCGGGGCTGCTGGAGATCGACGCCGCACAGGCCCAGGCCGAGATCCAGGGGCTGACGGAGAGCTATCGCGGCCAGCACTTCGCGCAGATCCCGGTCAACCCACTGGTGGCGCGGCATTTCGGCCTGCGCTGGCACGATCCGGCGGAACGGGTGCTGGTGAATGCCAGCGCGCTGAGCTTCCGCGACTACATCGTGGATTACATCCGCTGGCGGCCGTATTTCACATGA
- a CDS encoding ribonuclease HII produces the protein MPDYSLELAAGGRVAGVDEAGRGPLAGPVLAGAVIFTAEPPPALARLLDDSKKLNAARREAAFAALREAARAGRARVGWGAATAAEIGALNILRATHLAMLRAVRRLGPVPDLALIDGNMAPRAPHALPCATRCVIGGDGLSFSIAAASIVAKVLRDRAMVRFDARHPGYGFARHAGYPTPTHREALARLGPCPQHRRGFAPVDQALLLLEPAA, from the coding sequence ATGCCCGACTACAGCCTGGAACTGGCCGCCGGCGGACGTGTCGCCGGCGTGGACGAGGCCGGGCGCGGCCCGCTGGCGGGGCCCGTCCTGGCCGGTGCGGTGATCTTCACGGCAGAGCCGCCGCCGGCCCTCGCGCGCCTCCTCGACGACAGCAAGAAGCTCAACGCCGCGCGGCGCGAGGCCGCCTTCGCCGCGCTGCGCGAGGCCGCGCGCGCCGGCCGGGCCCGGGTTGGCTGGGGCGCCGCCACGGCGGCGGAGATCGGCGCGCTCAACATCCTGCGCGCCACCCATCTCGCCATGCTGCGTGCCGTGCGCCGCCTGGGCCCCGTGCCCGACCTCGCGCTGATCGACGGCAACATGGCGCCCCGCGCGCCCCACGCCTTGCCCTGCGCCACGCGCTGCGTGATCGGCGGGGACGGCCTCTCCTTCTCCATCGCCGCCGCCTCGATCGTGGCGAAGGTGCTGCGCGACCGCGCCATGGTGCGCTTCGACGCCCGCCACCCCGGCTACGGCTTCGCCCGGCACGCAGGCTACCCCACCCCCACCCACCGCGAAGCCCTGGCCCGCCTCGGCCCTTGCCCCCAGCACCGCCGTGGCTTCGCCCCCGTCGATCAGGCCCTCCTGCTGCTGGAGCCGGCTGCGTGA